Proteins co-encoded in one Ziziphus jujuba cultivar Dongzao chromosome 9, ASM3175591v1 genomic window:
- the LOC107404003 gene encoding probable pinoresinol-lariciresinol reductase 3 isoform X3 has product MLQSQGFLEQDPLHRRDRIRRKVYRGGKRKGQVNFYWKSEVNDMEKKSRVLVIGATGRLGRHLAEASLRFSHPTFALVRDSSFSHPLKSQNLQSLSNAGATLLRGSLQDEASLIEALKQVDVVICAISPTQALDQKLLIRAIKQVGCIKRFIPSEFGLDPDKVQVSGMHYNFFSPKAEIRRLVEEQGIPYTFVSCNFFMSYLLPSLVQPGLTSPPRDQVTIFGHGNTKGVFVQEKDIASFTIRAVDDPRTLNKVLHLRPPGNVYSMNELVGIWETKIAKKLQKIYLSEQELLNRITETPYPENLDLIFIYSAFIKGDQTYFDVEASGGVEGTKLYPEVNYTTISEYLDTLL; this is encoded by the exons ATG CTCCAATCCCAAGGCTTCTTAGAGCAAGATCCTCTTCATCGGAGGGACCGGATACGTCGGAAAGTTTATCGTGGCGGCAAGCGCAAAGGCCAAGTGAATTTTTATTGGAAGAGTGAAGTAAACGACATGGAGAAGAAGAGCAGAGTATTGGTAATCGGAGCGACAGGTCGTTTGGGCCGCCATTTGGCCGAAGCCAGTCTCCGTTTTTCCCACCCAACCTTCGCTCTTGTCCGAGACTCATCCTTCTCCCATCCTCTCAAGTCTCAGAACCTTCAATCTCTCTCCAATGCCGGAGCCACTCTTCTCAGA GGTTCGCTGCAAGACGAAGCGAGCCTTATTGAAGCTCTGAAGCAAGTGGACGTGGTAATCTGTGCTATTTCACCGACTCAGGCCTTGGATCAGAAGCTTCTCATCCGAGCTATCAAACAAGTTGGATGCATAAAA AGGTTCATTCCCTCAGAATTTGGGTTGGACCCAGATAAGGTTCAAGTATCAGGGATGCATTACAACTTCTTTTCTCCAAAAGCTGAAATTAGACGCTTGGTGGAAGAGCAAGGCATTCCATACACATTTGTATCCTGCAACTTCTTTATGAGCTATTTACTTCCTTCACTTGTTCAGCCTGGTCTAACCTCTCCTCCGAGGGATCAAGTCACCATCTTTGGCCATGGAAATACTAAAG GTGTATTTGTACAAGAAAAAGATATTGCTTCCTTCACTATCAGAGCAGTGGATGATCCACGAACATTGAATAAAGTGTTGCATTTGAGACCCCCTGGAAATGTATACTCCATGAATGAGCTGGTTGGGATTTGGGAGACTAAAATTGCGAAGAAGCTTCAAAAGATTTATTTATCAGAACAGGAGCTTCTTAACAGGATTACAG AGACTCCATATCCTGAGAATCTGGATTTGATTTTCATATATTCTGCTTTCATAAAGGGTGACCAAACATACTTTGACGTTGAGGCATCTGGTGGTGTAGAAGGGACGAAACTGTATCCAGAAGTGAATTATACTACAATTAGTGAATATTTAGATACCTTATTGTAG
- the LOC107404003 gene encoding probable pinoresinol-lariciresinol reductase 3 isoform X1 — translation MGLVSLPNGMASPSFSACPFLSLQRSLSHSSPILSPQLQSQGFLEQDPLHRRDRIRRKVYRGGKRKGQVNFYWKSEVNDMEKKSRVLVIGATGRLGRHLAEASLRFSHPTFALVRDSSFSHPLKSQNLQSLSNAGATLLRGSLQDEASLIEALKQVDVVICAISPTQALDQKLLIRAIKQVGCIKRFIPSEFGLDPDKVQVSGMHYNFFSPKAEIRRLVEEQGIPYTFVSCNFFMSYLLPSLVQPGLTSPPRDQVTIFGHGNTKGVFVQEKDIASFTIRAVDDPRTLNKVLHLRPPGNVYSMNELVGIWETKIAKKLQKIYLSEQELLNRITETPYPENLDLIFIYSAFIKGDQTYFDVEASGGVEGTKLYPEVNYTTISEYLDTLL, via the exons ATGGGTTTGGTGAGTCTTCCTAATGGTATGGCCAGCCCGTCATTTAGTGCTTGCCCTTTTCTTTCTCTGCAacgctctctctctcactcttctCCCATTTTGTCTCCCCAGCTCCAATCCCAAGGCTTCTTAGAGCAAGATCCTCTTCATCGGAGGGACCGGATACGTCGGAAAGTTTATCGTGGCGGCAAGCGCAAAGGCCAAGTGAATTTTTATTGGAAGAGTGAAGTAAACGACATGGAGAAGAAGAGCAGAGTATTGGTAATCGGAGCGACAGGTCGTTTGGGCCGCCATTTGGCCGAAGCCAGTCTCCGTTTTTCCCACCCAACCTTCGCTCTTGTCCGAGACTCATCCTTCTCCCATCCTCTCAAGTCTCAGAACCTTCAATCTCTCTCCAATGCCGGAGCCACTCTTCTCAGA GGTTCGCTGCAAGACGAAGCGAGCCTTATTGAAGCTCTGAAGCAAGTGGACGTGGTAATCTGTGCTATTTCACCGACTCAGGCCTTGGATCAGAAGCTTCTCATCCGAGCTATCAAACAAGTTGGATGCATAAAA AGGTTCATTCCCTCAGAATTTGGGTTGGACCCAGATAAGGTTCAAGTATCAGGGATGCATTACAACTTCTTTTCTCCAAAAGCTGAAATTAGACGCTTGGTGGAAGAGCAAGGCATTCCATACACATTTGTATCCTGCAACTTCTTTATGAGCTATTTACTTCCTTCACTTGTTCAGCCTGGTCTAACCTCTCCTCCGAGGGATCAAGTCACCATCTTTGGCCATGGAAATACTAAAG GTGTATTTGTACAAGAAAAAGATATTGCTTCCTTCACTATCAGAGCAGTGGATGATCCACGAACATTGAATAAAGTGTTGCATTTGAGACCCCCTGGAAATGTATACTCCATGAATGAGCTGGTTGGGATTTGGGAGACTAAAATTGCGAAGAAGCTTCAAAAGATTTATTTATCAGAACAGGAGCTTCTTAACAGGATTACAG AGACTCCATATCCTGAGAATCTGGATTTGATTTTCATATATTCTGCTTTCATAAAGGGTGACCAAACATACTTTGACGTTGAGGCATCTGGTGGTGTAGAAGGGACGAAACTGTATCCAGAAGTGAATTATACTACAATTAGTGAATATTTAGATACCTTATTGTAG
- the LOC107404003 gene encoding probable pinoresinol-lariciresinol reductase 3 isoform X2: MGLLQSQGFLEQDPLHRRDRIRRKVYRGGKRKGQVNFYWKSEVNDMEKKSRVLVIGATGRLGRHLAEASLRFSHPTFALVRDSSFSHPLKSQNLQSLSNAGATLLRGSLQDEASLIEALKQVDVVICAISPTQALDQKLLIRAIKQVGCIKRFIPSEFGLDPDKVQVSGMHYNFFSPKAEIRRLVEEQGIPYTFVSCNFFMSYLLPSLVQPGLTSPPRDQVTIFGHGNTKGVFVQEKDIASFTIRAVDDPRTLNKVLHLRPPGNVYSMNELVGIWETKIAKKLQKIYLSEQELLNRITETPYPENLDLIFIYSAFIKGDQTYFDVEASGGVEGTKLYPEVNYTTISEYLDTLL; this comes from the exons ATGGGTTTG CTCCAATCCCAAGGCTTCTTAGAGCAAGATCCTCTTCATCGGAGGGACCGGATACGTCGGAAAGTTTATCGTGGCGGCAAGCGCAAAGGCCAAGTGAATTTTTATTGGAAGAGTGAAGTAAACGACATGGAGAAGAAGAGCAGAGTATTGGTAATCGGAGCGACAGGTCGTTTGGGCCGCCATTTGGCCGAAGCCAGTCTCCGTTTTTCCCACCCAACCTTCGCTCTTGTCCGAGACTCATCCTTCTCCCATCCTCTCAAGTCTCAGAACCTTCAATCTCTCTCCAATGCCGGAGCCACTCTTCTCAGA GGTTCGCTGCAAGACGAAGCGAGCCTTATTGAAGCTCTGAAGCAAGTGGACGTGGTAATCTGTGCTATTTCACCGACTCAGGCCTTGGATCAGAAGCTTCTCATCCGAGCTATCAAACAAGTTGGATGCATAAAA AGGTTCATTCCCTCAGAATTTGGGTTGGACCCAGATAAGGTTCAAGTATCAGGGATGCATTACAACTTCTTTTCTCCAAAAGCTGAAATTAGACGCTTGGTGGAAGAGCAAGGCATTCCATACACATTTGTATCCTGCAACTTCTTTATGAGCTATTTACTTCCTTCACTTGTTCAGCCTGGTCTAACCTCTCCTCCGAGGGATCAAGTCACCATCTTTGGCCATGGAAATACTAAAG GTGTATTTGTACAAGAAAAAGATATTGCTTCCTTCACTATCAGAGCAGTGGATGATCCACGAACATTGAATAAAGTGTTGCATTTGAGACCCCCTGGAAATGTATACTCCATGAATGAGCTGGTTGGGATTTGGGAGACTAAAATTGCGAAGAAGCTTCAAAAGATTTATTTATCAGAACAGGAGCTTCTTAACAGGATTACAG AGACTCCATATCCTGAGAATCTGGATTTGATTTTCATATATTCTGCTTTCATAAAGGGTGACCAAACATACTTTGACGTTGAGGCATCTGGTGGTGTAGAAGGGACGAAACTGTATCCAGAAGTGAATTATACTACAATTAGTGAATATTTAGATACCTTATTGTAG
- the LOC107404306 gene encoding probable pinoresinol-lariciresinol reductase 3, with the protein MEKKSRVLIIGTTGRLGHHLAEASLRFSHPTFALVRDSSFSHPLKSQNLQSLSNAGATLLRGSLQEEASLIEALKQVDVVICAISSTQVLDQKLLIRAIKQVGCIKRFIPSEFGLDPDKVQISGMDYNFYSRKAEIRRLVEEQGIPYTFVSCNFFMSYLLPSLVQPGLTSPPRDKVTIFGHGNTKGVFVQEKDIASFTIRTVDDPRTLNKVLYLRPPGNVYSMNELVGIWEAKIAKMLQKIYVSEEELLNRITETPYPGNRDMIFIYSAFIKGDQTYFDIGASGGVDGTKLYPDVNYTTISEYLDALL; encoded by the exons ATGGAGAAGAAGAGCAGAGTATTGATAATTGGAACGACAGGTCGTTTGGGCCACCATTTGGCCGAAGCCAGTCTCCGTTTTTCCCACCCAACCTTCGCTCTCGTCCGAGACTCCTCCTTCTCCCATCCTCTCAAGTCTCAGAACCTTCAATCCCTCTCCAATGCCGGAGCCACTCTTCTCAGA GGTTCGCTGCAAGAAGAAGCGAGCCTTATTGAAGCTCTGAAGCAAGTGGACGTGGTAATCTGTGCTATTTCATCGACTCAGGTCCTGGATCAGAAGCTTCTCATCCGAGCTATCAAACAAGTTGGATGCATCAAA AGGTTCATTCCCTCAGAATTTGGGTTGGACCCAGATAAGGTACAAATATCAGGGATGGATTACAACTTCTATTCTCGAAAAGCTGAAATTAGACGTTTGGTGGAAGAGCAAGGCATTCCATATACATTTGTATCCTGCAACTTCTTTATGAGCTATTTACTTCCTTCACTTGTTCAGCCTGGTCTAACCTCTCCTCCGAGGGATAAAGTCACCATCTTTGGCCATGGAAACACTAAAG GTGTATTTGTACAAGAAAAAGATATTGCTTCCTTCACTATCAGAACAGTGGATGATCCGCGAACATTGAATAAAGTGTTGTATTTGAGACCTCCTGGAAATGTATACTCCATGAATGAGCTGGTTGGGATTTGGGAGGCTAAAATTGCGAAAATGCTTCAAAAGATTTATGTATCAGAAGAGGAGCTTCTTAACAGGATTACAG AGACTCCATATCCTGGGAATCGGGATATGATTTTCATATATTCTGCTTTCATAAAGGGTGACCAAACATACTTCGACATTGGGGCATCCGGTGGTGTAGACGGGACGAAACTGTATCCAGATGTGAATTATACTACAATTAGTGAGTATTTAGATGCCTTATTGTAG